In Fodinibius saliphilus, a genomic segment contains:
- a CDS encoding STAS domain-containing protein yields the protein MKYSIDERYNCVVIEFSGNLRGGPDANKFNEDLHELIDEGKKEIVADLSSVKFMNSSGLGILIGGMTTMRNAGGDLRIAGANQRIESLLMITKLITVFKSYRTVEEAVESYQEEEVREEE from the coding sequence ATGAAATATTCGATAGATGAACGGTATAATTGTGTAGTAATTGAGTTTAGTGGAAATTTAAGAGGAGGCCCGGATGCCAATAAGTTTAATGAAGATCTTCATGAATTGATTGACGAGGGAAAAAAAGAAATTGTTGCAGATCTCAGTAGCGTTAAGTTCATGAACTCTTCAGGGCTTGGTATCTTAATTGGCGGTATGACTACCATGCGAAATGCAGGAGGAGATCTTAGAATTGCCGGTGCAAATCAACGGATTGAGAGTCTGCTCATGATTACCAAGTTGATAACAGTGTTTAAAAGTTATCGAACTGTTGAAGAGGCTGTTGAATCTTACCAAGAAGAGGAAGTAAGAGAGGAGGAATAG
- a CDS encoding histone H1, whose product MSRFDEMSELLDQLEPDINKFYDKGNKAAGTRARKTLQAMKKKAQEIRMEIQEWKNTGKV is encoded by the coding sequence ATGAGCCGATTCGATGAAATGAGCGAATTGTTAGATCAGCTAGAACCAGACATTAATAAGTTTTACGACAAAGGAAATAAAGCTGCGGGTACCCGTGCACGTAAAACTCTTCAGGCAATGAAGAAAAAAGCACAGGAAATCCGTATGGAAATCCAAGAGTGGAAAAATACTGGGAAGGTTTAA
- a CDS encoding peptidase U32 family protein has translation METRYPEIMAPAGSWASLRAALQGGADSIYFGIEQLNMRARASNNFTLEDLPEIASLTKEQGVKTYLTLNTVLYDHDLPLMRRIVDGAKEAGITAIIAADQSAISYAYKQDVEVHISTQANISNIEMVEFYSHFADVMVLARELSLGQVQNIVEGIEERQIIGPSGELVEIEVFAHGALCMAVSGKCYLSLHAYNSSANRGACKQNCRHSYRVTSDDGNELEIDNEYIMSPKDLCTIDFLDQLLGAGIQVLKLEGRGRSPEYVKTVTRCYREAARAVVNDEYTPEKVDRWIQDLRDVYNRGFWNGYYLGQRLGEWSKVHGSAAEKEKTFIGKVLHYYPKAEVAHVRIKTKELSLDDDILIIGKKTGVAEPNIKSIWVDDQPVEKTVQGQECTLKIDAEVREGDKVYLWEDRDQ, from the coding sequence ATGGAAACCCGATATCCCGAAATAATGGCTCCGGCGGGCAGCTGGGCATCGCTCCGTGCGGCCCTGCAGGGGGGAGCTGATTCGATCTATTTTGGCATCGAACAGCTCAATATGCGAGCAAGAGCCTCAAATAATTTTACACTCGAAGACCTGCCGGAAATCGCCTCTCTCACCAAGGAACAAGGGGTAAAAACGTATTTAACACTGAATACTGTGCTCTATGATCACGATCTTCCGCTAATGCGTCGTATTGTAGATGGGGCCAAAGAGGCGGGAATTACCGCTATTATCGCAGCTGATCAATCGGCCATATCATATGCTTACAAGCAAGATGTAGAAGTACATATTTCAACGCAGGCGAATATCTCGAATATTGAGATGGTAGAGTTTTACAGCCACTTTGCAGATGTAATGGTGCTGGCCCGTGAGTTGAGCCTGGGACAGGTTCAAAACATTGTAGAAGGTATTGAAGAACGGCAGATTATTGGTCCCTCGGGAGAATTGGTAGAGATTGAGGTCTTTGCCCACGGCGCGCTTTGTATGGCAGTTTCGGGTAAATGTTATCTAAGCTTGCATGCTTATAATTCATCGGCCAACAGGGGGGCGTGCAAGCAAAATTGTCGTCATTCGTACAGAGTAACCAGTGATGATGGCAACGAGCTGGAAATTGATAATGAGTATATCATGTCTCCCAAGGATCTGTGCACTATCGATTTTTTAGATCAGCTGCTGGGTGCCGGTATACAAGTATTGAAGTTAGAAGGACGTGGGCGTTCACCGGAATATGTTAAAACGGTAACCCGATGCTATCGCGAAGCGGCACGAGCGGTGGTAAATGATGAATACACGCCGGAAAAGGTGGATCGCTGGATACAGGATCTTCGAGACGTATATAATCGTGGTTTCTGGAATGGCTACTACTTGGGACAACGCCTCGGTGAGTGGAGTAAAGTCCATGGTTCTGCGGCTGAAAAAGAGAAAACTTTTATTGGCAAAGTGTTGCACTATTACCCCAAGGCAGAAGTGGCCCATGTCCGGATAAAAACCAAAGAGCTAAGCCTAGATGATGATATCCTGATCATCGGGAAGAAAACCGGGGTAGCTGAACCGAATATTAAATCAATATGGGTGGATGATCAGCCGGTTGAAAAAACGGTGCAGGGACAAGAATGTACCCTGAAAATTGATGCAGAGGTGCGTGAAGGAGATAAAGTGTATCTCTGGGAGGATCGGGACCAATGA
- a CDS encoding ferredoxin → MKITFFRSKCIGCNYCVEAWPERWQMSKRDGKCVLIGGKKKGQVYRADVGEYERKYNQRAAEACPVDIIRID, encoded by the coding sequence ATGAAAATTACATTCTTCAGATCAAAATGTATTGGCTGTAATTACTGCGTAGAAGCCTGGCCGGAACGCTGGCAGATGTCGAAACGCGATGGCAAATGTGTACTTATTGGCGGTAAGAAAAAAGGGCAGGTATACCGGGCCGATGTGGGTGAATATGAACGAAAATACAATCAGCGAGCGGCCGAAGCCTGCCCGGTAGACATTATCCGTATAGATTAG
- a CDS encoding DUF2249 domain-containing protein: MLQTEELDVRSLIPIKRHEKLLKLFKELPVGESFVFINDHDPKPLYYEFRSIYGDVVGWEYLQRDPEEWKVRVTRTQSSEARDTEGVSTLLDLRKADDKEGKYAVFHRYSMMLKGDTMEIIADKDPEVIRKIFKNKFEGEYDWSYQKDLPGEYVVHVTKREESDSTAGDITVVNKFDVRPHPPAKRHDLVFDAFDELKPGEAFVFINDHDPKPLYYQLEAESEDPFKWEYLSTMPKEWTVKVMKTEE, translated from the coding sequence ATGCTACAAACAGAAGAACTAGACGTGCGATCACTCATTCCCATTAAACGACATGAAAAGCTGTTGAAGCTATTTAAAGAGTTGCCCGTCGGAGAGAGCTTTGTATTTATCAACGATCATGATCCCAAGCCGTTATACTATGAATTTCGTTCCATTTATGGGGATGTCGTCGGATGGGAATACTTGCAACGTGACCCCGAAGAGTGGAAAGTGAGGGTAACGCGAACACAGTCCTCGGAGGCCCGCGATACCGAAGGTGTTTCAACCCTGTTGGATCTACGTAAGGCAGATGATAAAGAAGGAAAGTATGCGGTATTCCATCGCTACAGTATGATGCTGAAAGGAGACACTATGGAGATTATTGCTGATAAAGATCCAGAAGTGATCCGAAAGATATTTAAGAATAAATTTGAGGGTGAATATGACTGGAGCTACCAAAAGGATCTGCCCGGAGAATATGTAGTTCACGTTACTAAGCGGGAAGAAAGTGACAGTACGGCCGGGGATATTACCGTCGTCAATAAATTTGATGTGCGCCCACACCCGCCTGCAAAACGTCACGACTTGGTATTTGATGCTTTTGATGAGCTAAAGCCGGGCGAAGCTTTTGTGTTTATTAATGATCATGATCCCAAACCGCTGTACTATCAACTTGAGGCTGAAAGTGAGGATCCCTTTAAGTGGGAATATCTTTCTACCATGCCCAAAGAGTGGACGGTAAAAGTGATGAAAACAGAAGAGTAA
- a CDS encoding PAS domain-containing protein: protein MAALKRIKDFKQPTPTNKERPFEYHELFFSITDKKSHITFANDVFIRISGYEEEELIGVLHKLIRHPDMPRAVFNIFWNFLLNDKPVAAYVKNLAKDGSYYWVMALAFPCEEGYLSIRLKPGSVMFTTVQALYDQTLLYEKQQEKKTDKKTAMQQAEEFLLQKIDDLGFESYESFMWSALEAEMKNRQNHLDKNEFRSTYQNSTIPKQMLELNDLLYKLFKHLDNLKSLQTTLNENSGFILELARTIFLLSINAQIGSSRLDQDDISLSVVAQKMGEQAVKGEDFLEHMQVTISQLQDLLNRLSFDIISSKLMTETTNYYANEVYSSDTNSYSFSELSPQDIVSLLQDSFLPYVTKTNHSLKQVPSYLNELDHDVQDIERFLKVLRFVHNTGKIEIARLKKSANGFSTTFKELLKEIDSAQKRVESLANHILESKSHNKFYAASNRSLKQITEQLGNEAIIKNAVTT, encoded by the coding sequence ATGGCAGCTCTTAAAAGGATTAAAGATTTTAAGCAACCTACTCCAACCAATAAAGAACGTCCGTTTGAATATCACGAGCTATTCTTTTCCATAACGGATAAAAAATCGCATATCACCTTTGCCAACGATGTTTTTATACGTATCAGCGGGTATGAGGAAGAAGAGTTAATCGGTGTGCTGCATAAACTGATTCGTCATCCCGATATGCCCCGGGCCGTCTTTAATATATTTTGGAACTTTTTATTAAATGATAAACCCGTTGCCGCTTATGTCAAAAACCTTGCCAAGGATGGCTCATATTATTGGGTCATGGCCCTTGCATTCCCCTGCGAGGAGGGATACCTCTCGATACGACTAAAACCGGGCAGCGTCATGTTTACTACTGTCCAGGCATTGTATGACCAAACTTTACTATACGAAAAACAACAAGAGAAAAAGACCGACAAGAAAACGGCCATGCAGCAGGCTGAAGAGTTTTTATTACAAAAAATTGATGACCTTGGTTTTGAAAGCTATGAAAGCTTCATGTGGAGTGCCCTTGAGGCTGAGATGAAAAACAGGCAAAACCATCTGGACAAAAATGAATTTCGGTCGACCTACCAAAACAGTACCATACCTAAGCAAATGCTTGAACTCAATGACCTGCTTTACAAGCTTTTCAAACATCTGGATAATCTAAAAAGCTTACAGACTACCCTTAATGAAAATTCAGGCTTCATTCTGGAACTAGCCCGAACCATTTTCCTATTATCTATCAATGCTCAGATAGGTTCCTCCCGGTTGGATCAAGATGATATCTCACTCTCTGTTGTTGCCCAAAAGATGGGAGAACAAGCTGTTAAAGGGGAAGACTTTTTAGAGCATATGCAAGTGACTATATCTCAACTTCAAGATCTATTAAATCGTCTTTCGTTTGATATTATTTCATCTAAACTGATGACAGAAACAACGAACTATTATGCGAATGAAGTTTATAGCTCGGATACTAACTCATATTCATTCTCTGAGCTTTCACCCCAAGACATCGTTTCATTACTCCAGGATTCTTTCCTTCCTTATGTTACCAAAACTAATCACTCCCTTAAACAGGTTCCCTCTTATCTGAACGAATTGGATCATGACGTACAAGATATCGAGCGATTCTTAAAAGTGCTTCGGTTTGTGCATAATACCGGCAAAATTGAAATTGCACGACTCAAAAAATCCGCAAACGGCTTTTCCACCACTTTCAAGGAGCTACTTAAAGAAATCGATTCTGCCCAGAAACGTGTCGAATCGTTAGCGAATCATATTCTTGAAAGTAAATCACATAATAAGTTCTATGCAGCTAGTAACAGATCCCTCAAACAGATAACGGAACAACTGGGAAATGAAGCGATTATAAAAAATGCAGTAACGACATGA
- a CDS encoding NAD(P)/FAD-dependent oxidoreductase produces MSDFYAVVFGAGICGTAIANELNKAGKKVLLIDPHVSEDAPGPPAGLVNPATGMRAKLCWNAKDCYEALRNQIETLMDYSGRDDLVSDSGVLRPAINEKLAKNFKKALDKYEWPEGWVRWMEEEEIEELNPQIASNLGGLYLECGYTVYVDNYLNTYRTYLREQGVACRYEEADYQYDGSAGQFMIQIGDDERTAEHVVVAAGYRTPEFKEWAGLPLEGVKGQIVQFEAEEDLKWGHAVSAKGYCMRRGKRKLIVGSTYEHHFDSLETTEEAYKRIAGKLDIMFEDVSSKVTKQVQMAGVRVTTPNRLPVIGRHPNNDKMCIYTGMNSKGLLYSHYGASLLTDHLVDGKEIPEELDVHRFEG; encoded by the coding sequence ATGAGTGATTTTTATGCAGTAGTATTTGGTGCGGGGATCTGTGGTACCGCCATAGCTAATGAGTTAAATAAAGCTGGAAAAAAGGTGTTGCTGATTGATCCCCATGTATCTGAGGATGCTCCCGGTCCACCGGCTGGGTTGGTAAATCCGGCTACGGGTATGCGTGCTAAGCTGTGCTGGAATGCTAAGGACTGCTATGAAGCATTACGCAATCAGATAGAAACACTAATGGACTATTCGGGCCGTGATGATCTGGTATCTGACAGTGGGGTGCTTCGTCCGGCAATTAACGAAAAGCTGGCTAAAAATTTTAAGAAGGCACTGGATAAATACGAGTGGCCCGAAGGCTGGGTACGTTGGATGGAGGAAGAAGAGATCGAGGAACTTAATCCCCAAATAGCATCCAATCTTGGGGGACTTTACCTGGAATGTGGCTATACCGTCTATGTAGATAACTATTTGAATACTTATCGAACGTATCTGCGCGAGCAGGGTGTAGCATGTAGATACGAGGAGGCCGATTATCAGTATGACGGTTCCGCAGGGCAGTTTATGATACAGATAGGGGATGATGAACGTACGGCAGAGCACGTGGTTGTTGCGGCAGGTTACCGTACGCCTGAATTCAAGGAGTGGGCAGGTCTACCGTTGGAAGGGGTAAAAGGACAAATCGTGCAGTTCGAGGCTGAAGAGGATCTGAAGTGGGGACATGCGGTTTCTGCCAAAGGCTATTGTATGCGACGTGGCAAGCGAAAGCTGATTGTCGGTTCCACCTATGAGCACCATTTTGATTCACTGGAAACCACGGAGGAAGCCTATAAGCGTATTGCCGGTAAACTGGATATTATGTTTGAAGATGTTTCTTCGAAGGTTACAAAGCAGGTACAGATGGCCGGAGTCCGCGTAACAACTCCGAACCGACTACCGGTGATCGGGCGTCATCCTAATAATGATAAGATGTGCATCTATACCGGCATGAACTCCAAGGGATTACTGTATTCACATTATGGGGCTTCACTTTTGACGGATCATCTTGTTGATGGAAAAGAGATTCCTGAGGAACTGGATGTTCATCGGTTTGAAGGGTAG
- a CDS encoding hotdog domain-containing protein — MRPIDTSIKRTLPFSTDLKLRRRFMIVDQDIVGNMRWGRLLEKLDKLAEDIALHYVHQYEPKARVVTAAVDDIALHVPAEITKDVYMRARINYVGRTSMEVGIRVDQDKNAEHSLASCYFTMVSRIGEGNNAESLPIPPLEYESPIEKERYNAAIERRQAYKEQMDALQDPPSKDEFQLLRQLHHAQEEKKFDGMLAGNLVKSNMERMYPDHENVPKKIFGGYVIRRAFELALMHAEEIAPHRPVFVRVNRINFLQPIRIGDKLDFTSRIVYTGNTSISIEINIERTSLDKVTKALSNTCVFTFVNVDENMQPQPVPKVYPTTYAEDERYLKAHRRRKEHLENTH; from the coding sequence ATGCGCCCCATTGATACCTCTATCAAACGTACCCTTCCCTTCAGTACCGATCTAAAACTTCGTCGCAGGTTTATGATTGTAGACCAAGATATTGTTGGGAATATGCGATGGGGACGATTACTGGAGAAACTTGATAAGCTGGCTGAGGATATTGCATTACACTATGTACACCAGTATGAACCCAAAGCTCGAGTTGTCACTGCTGCTGTAGATGATATTGCACTTCATGTCCCGGCAGAAATAACGAAAGATGTATATATGCGTGCCAGAATTAATTATGTAGGTCGCACCTCTATGGAGGTAGGAATCCGGGTTGATCAGGATAAAAATGCGGAACACTCACTGGCCTCTTGTTATTTTACTATGGTTAGCCGTATTGGTGAAGGCAATAATGCCGAAAGTCTGCCTATCCCTCCTTTGGAATACGAAAGCCCCATAGAAAAGGAACGTTACAACGCCGCTATTGAGCGACGCCAAGCTTACAAAGAACAGATGGATGCCCTGCAGGACCCCCCCAGTAAGGATGAGTTCCAGCTTCTGCGTCAATTACATCATGCACAGGAAGAAAAAAAATTTGATGGTATGCTGGCCGGCAACTTGGTAAAAAGTAATATGGAGCGGATGTATCCTGATCATGAAAATGTGCCCAAGAAAATTTTTGGGGGCTATGTAATACGACGGGCTTTTGAGCTGGCCCTCATGCATGCCGAGGAGATTGCTCCCCACCGTCCGGTCTTTGTACGCGTTAACCGCATCAATTTTTTACAACCTATTCGTATTGGTGACAAACTCGATTTTACCAGCCGTATCGTCTATACTGGCAATACATCCATCAGCATAGAGATTAACATTGAGCGTACCAGCCTCGATAAAGTGACCAAGGCTCTTTCAAACACCTGTGTGTTTACCTTCGTGAATGTTGATGAGAATATGCAACCCCAACCAGTACCCAAAGTATATCCCACGACCTACGCTGAAGACGAACGATATTTGAAAGCCCACCGCCGCCGAAAAGAGCACTTGGAAAACACCCATTAA